One segment of Zhihengliuella halotolerans DNA contains the following:
- a CDS encoding glycosyltransferase family 4 protein: MQDTHRGKHPYLVVTSGYPSADDLYNKAFVHTRVRYYRAQGFDVRVFDYDRRVTEPETYVFDGVPVTVGDDAALRSEVAHRGVRKLLVHFLTPRLGECLRGFGSDVETVVWFHGYGADGWHRRWWEHIDSGRDLREWVRGRDEHNARTRDFYQSYFDEQADRLQAVFVSAWFRDHVFGPDMGFVPEKSSVIHNPVDTSLFGYRKKNADERLKVLLLRPFNRRFYGNDLAVRAIELGSRRDWFKEMRFTLVGDGDYWDDLTGRIAHLENVDLQRGFVAQREVPGLHARHGTFLVPSRKDTQGVSRDEAMSSGLVPITHAVDAIPDFVTNGEDAWLAPMDSAVELVEALERVHADPEMYLRMSETAAFRVRQQRSLDVIGPQELALFADTGL; encoded by the coding sequence TTGCAGGACACCCATCGCGGGAAGCACCCGTACTTGGTCGTGACATCGGGCTATCCGTCCGCTGACGACCTGTACAACAAGGCATTCGTGCACACTAGGGTGCGGTATTACCGCGCCCAGGGTTTCGATGTGCGGGTCTTCGACTACGACCGTCGGGTCACGGAACCGGAGACCTACGTCTTCGACGGCGTGCCGGTGACCGTCGGCGACGACGCTGCCCTGCGTAGCGAGGTTGCCCATCGGGGCGTACGCAAACTACTGGTCCATTTCCTGACGCCGCGGCTCGGCGAATGCCTGCGTGGCTTCGGGTCCGACGTCGAAACCGTCGTGTGGTTCCACGGCTACGGTGCCGACGGCTGGCATCGCCGGTGGTGGGAGCACATCGATTCCGGACGAGACCTTCGAGAGTGGGTCCGCGGGAGAGACGAGCACAACGCGAGGACGCGTGACTTCTACCAGTCCTATTTCGACGAGCAAGCCGATCGTCTACAGGCGGTTTTCGTCTCCGCGTGGTTCCGCGATCACGTTTTCGGTCCGGACATGGGGTTTGTTCCGGAGAAGTCGTCCGTCATCCACAATCCTGTCGACACGTCGCTCTTCGGCTACCGCAAGAAGAATGCGGATGAACGACTCAAGGTTTTGCTGCTGAGGCCCTTCAACCGCCGCTTCTACGGCAACGACCTCGCGGTGCGAGCCATCGAGCTGGGCTCCCGGCGTGACTGGTTCAAGGAGATGCGGTTCACACTCGTCGGCGACGGTGACTACTGGGACGATCTGACGGGCAGGATCGCCCACCTGGAGAACGTGGATTTGCAGCGCGGCTTCGTGGCGCAGCGTGAGGTCCCGGGGCTGCACGCCCGGCACGGGACATTCCTGGTGCCCAGCCGCAAGGACACCCAGGGAGTCTCCCGGGACGAAGCCATGAGTTCGGGTCTGGTCCCGATTACCCACGCGGTGGATGCCATTCCGGACTTCGTCACCAACGGCGAAGACGCCTGGTTGGCGCCGATGGACAGCGCGGTCGAACTCGTCGAAGCACTCGAGCGTGTGCATGCCGACCCGGAAATGTACCTGCGGATGAGCGAGACCGCCGCCTTCCGTGTCCGCCAACAGCGTTCGCTGGACGTCATCGGGCCGCAGGAGCTGGCACTGTTCGCGGATACCGGTCTGTAG
- a CDS encoding acyltransferase family protein: MSTLSAADTRLTTGFQPEIQGLRTLAVALVVLYHFWPWHLSGGFVGVDIFFVISGYLITSHLYREIVREGHVNLGKFWARRIRRLLPLSFLVLILTSIAAVILLPATLWQATYRQVMGSAFYVQNWLLASDAVDYSAQDDAATAVQHFWTLSVEEQFYVLWPLLLFIVYWLVSRRGRPSPDRLRRVMITALALLGLASLVFSIAFTAYDPAQAYFVTPTRIWEFVAGAVVALALMGRQYHGRLANLIGWAGFAAIVISGVLYSAATPFPGYTALLPVLGTVALLACGGRERFSGIYWWLSRRPATVGGDLSYAIYLWHWPVVLLAPYAWEAAETWQGKIVLIAGVVLLSWASKITVEDPWRRSRLLASSPRTYTMAASGMAFITVLALLMPTGASAVRQSDAVSTASACYGYQAMLNPEECDPLAGDKDPNPAVEVVAQQAKEPAFPDCQAEMDAEGLPDCRLGVDRESADKVMAVFGDSHGTQWLPALNSMAHKENIALEVYTRSGCTPNVADLAAEADGRDQELNELCTESNRQIVDKIAGDDSIDVVVVGANQTDRDYVNGAGQDFEDPTKEGFIEPWSTWMARGKDVVVLGEIPRLEQGEVDGPTCVAENPDDVELCSLSEEKSFPRTQNLRAAAEGIDDERFHFIETKDFFCRDDSCHALIGGIVTYYDKSHISHTYAENLAPEIAKRFKESGVL, from the coding sequence GTGAGCACGCTTTCCGCGGCGGACACTCGGTTGACTACGGGATTTCAACCTGAGATCCAGGGTCTGCGTACTCTGGCAGTCGCCTTGGTGGTCCTCTACCACTTCTGGCCGTGGCACCTCTCCGGTGGATTCGTTGGCGTCGATATCTTCTTCGTGATCTCCGGCTACCTCATCACCTCCCACCTCTATCGGGAGATCGTCCGCGAGGGTCATGTGAACCTCGGAAAGTTCTGGGCGCGTCGTATCCGGCGCTTGTTGCCACTGAGCTTCCTGGTCCTGATCCTCACGTCCATCGCGGCGGTGATCCTTCTCCCGGCGACGCTCTGGCAGGCGACGTACCGGCAGGTCATGGGATCGGCGTTCTACGTGCAGAACTGGCTGCTCGCCTCGGACGCCGTCGACTACTCCGCCCAAGACGACGCCGCCACAGCGGTCCAGCACTTCTGGACCCTCTCGGTCGAGGAGCAGTTCTACGTGCTCTGGCCGCTGTTGCTCTTCATCGTCTACTGGCTGGTGTCGCGGCGGGGACGCCCCAGCCCGGATCGCCTGCGCCGCGTCATGATCACCGCGCTCGCGCTGCTCGGCCTGGCCTCGCTCGTCTTCTCCATCGCCTTCACCGCCTATGATCCGGCTCAGGCCTACTTCGTCACGCCGACCCGCATCTGGGAGTTCGTCGCCGGCGCGGTGGTGGCTCTTGCCCTCATGGGGCGGCAATACCACGGGCGGCTCGCGAATCTCATCGGCTGGGCGGGCTTCGCCGCGATCGTGATCTCGGGTGTGCTGTATTCGGCGGCGACGCCGTTCCCCGGGTATACAGCGTTGCTCCCCGTCCTCGGAACGGTTGCGCTGCTCGCCTGCGGCGGTCGAGAGCGCTTCAGTGGGATCTACTGGTGGCTCTCGCGCCGCCCGGCCACGGTCGGCGGAGATCTCTCCTACGCGATATATCTCTGGCACTGGCCGGTAGTGCTGCTGGCCCCCTACGCGTGGGAAGCCGCTGAAACCTGGCAGGGCAAGATCGTGCTGATCGCCGGCGTCGTCCTCCTCTCCTGGGCCTCCAAGATCACAGTCGAGGACCCGTGGCGAAGAAGCCGGCTGCTGGCCAGTAGCCCGCGAACCTACACCATGGCCGCCTCCGGCATGGCGTTCATCACCGTGCTGGCTCTCCTGATGCCCACCGGCGCATCCGCCGTGCGTCAGTCCGACGCGGTCTCGACCGCCAGCGCTTGCTACGGCTACCAAGCAATGTTGAACCCGGAAGAGTGCGACCCACTTGCGGGCGACAAAGATCCGAACCCCGCTGTCGAGGTGGTCGCGCAGCAGGCGAAGGAACCCGCGTTCCCGGACTGTCAGGCCGAAATGGACGCCGAGGGCCTTCCTGACTGCCGCCTCGGAGTCGATCGGGAGTCTGCGGATAAAGTCATGGCCGTGTTCGGCGATTCCCACGGGACGCAGTGGCTGCCGGCTTTGAACAGCATGGCGCACAAGGAGAACATCGCACTCGAGGTCTACACACGCAGTGGATGCACACCGAACGTCGCCGACCTCGCGGCTGAGGCGGACGGGCGAGACCAAGAGCTCAACGAGCTCTGCACCGAGTCCAACCGCCAGATCGTCGACAAGATCGCAGGCGACGACTCCATCGACGTCGTGGTCGTGGGAGCGAACCAGACCGACCGCGACTACGTCAATGGGGCGGGACAGGACTTCGAGGACCCGACCAAGGAAGGCTTCATCGAACCCTGGTCAACGTGGATGGCCCGGGGCAAGGACGTTGTCGTGCTGGGTGAGATCCCGCGTCTCGAGCAAGGGGAGGTCGACGGGCCGACCTGCGTGGCCGAGAACCCTGACGACGTGGAGCTCTGTTCCCTCAGTGAAGAAAAGTCATTCCCCCGGACCCAGAATCTTCGAGCGGCCGCCGAGGGAATCGACGATGAGCGGTTCCACTTCATCGAGACGAAAGACTTCTTCTGCCGGGACGACTCCTGCCACGCCCTCATCGGCGGCATCGTGACCTACTACGACAAGAGTCACATCTCGCACACCTACGCGGAGAACCTCGCCCCCGAAATCGCCAAGCGTTTCAAGGAATCAGGGGTCCTCTAG
- a CDS encoding glycosyltransferase — MKITGYESPSARHAGLRFMVENRLRELEAQVETAEYLTRRQETRQDVDADLLKRKRTGESSFGWLLRGESVDEHLDALAPALSSLPEPEAGRAWEPLTQRVGIIADEFVFRSFDGLADFVQITPKNYEQHIAEVDLLLVVTTWRGVDGSSWVGLGSPGSQRRRILVDELIPAYRNADVPVIFYSKEDPPNYERFLPIAQACDVIFTSAMEKVLDYRRDCPSARFVDVLKFGVNPRHHSPIGSRPGQNDMAYFAGAWLPEKYPQRTSEGQRLLRGILEGGRRLALIDRYSDLKGTDPRYAYTSEFKYFLGHKRDHSELMSLQRISDMGINLNSVADSQTMFANRVLELQAAGALVFSTYNKGVNSDYPQVYISTTTKDVARTLEVMTFEEMRRAQADGIRKVFSEDHAQLRVDQIVAAAGFDVPDRSLTVVAIAEETSPELVAAMQNQSLGPVEIIASADLSSIAADVVLPLSNDLAYGVHYAKDMVTAFTYTDADIVAKSCADLKTADEASHRYLDEHRELGSTAWWLGRGGEGARSQLAESISQGLPVSAGLKVYGLDGFGVSRVEDVEEPVPARAEDYEISVVVPIYNNGDHLRHKAFASLQRSSIFDKMHILLIDDGSTDPSTRETVRELERRFENVTAFMFEPGGSGSASRPRNKGLELTETEFVTYLDPDDEMINDGYALLLRKLQKSDAEFVVGDMLRWDDGRGRIPQVRRLRQVIPSREGLLRPDPSSLSQLDYQPASIEAIAARTDWLKGLGIEQPVGAVGQDTFFFQQMLYYATKIATVKTPVYAYYAAVAGSVVNVVSPRYFRKYLPLEAARAKWLKDVGLLQDYNERRLEMFFKKWYMRKLTMVAPDDHDAALELIKEIVGYYEPTHWNDPEIQAFWEEVNA, encoded by the coding sequence ATGAAGATCACGGGATACGAATCTCCCAGCGCCCGACACGCCGGACTCCGCTTCATGGTCGAGAATCGGCTGCGTGAACTCGAGGCACAGGTCGAGACGGCCGAATACCTCACTCGCCGACAGGAAACGCGACAGGACGTCGACGCTGATCTTCTCAAGCGCAAGCGGACCGGCGAGAGCTCGTTCGGATGGCTCCTGCGCGGTGAGAGCGTCGACGAACACCTCGATGCTCTGGCGCCCGCGCTCTCCTCTCTGCCCGAACCTGAGGCCGGCCGTGCGTGGGAGCCGCTCACTCAACGCGTTGGCATCATCGCTGATGAATTCGTTTTTCGCAGCTTCGACGGACTCGCCGACTTCGTCCAGATCACACCCAAGAATTATGAGCAGCACATCGCCGAGGTCGACCTCCTGCTCGTTGTGACCACGTGGCGCGGCGTCGACGGCTCGTCATGGGTCGGCCTGGGGTCCCCGGGATCACAACGACGGCGCATCCTCGTCGACGAGCTCATCCCCGCCTACCGGAACGCCGATGTTCCGGTGATCTTCTACTCCAAAGAGGATCCGCCGAACTACGAGCGTTTCCTTCCCATCGCACAGGCGTGTGATGTGATCTTTACCTCAGCCATGGAGAAGGTCCTCGACTACCGCCGGGACTGTCCCTCGGCGCGGTTCGTCGACGTGTTGAAGTTCGGCGTCAATCCCCGCCACCACTCCCCCATCGGTTCGCGTCCCGGCCAGAACGATATGGCCTACTTCGCCGGCGCCTGGCTGCCCGAGAAGTACCCGCAGCGCACATCGGAAGGCCAGCGGCTGTTGCGCGGCATCCTCGAAGGCGGCCGCCGGCTCGCGCTGATCGACCGCTATTCCGACCTCAAGGGCACCGACCCTCGCTACGCGTACACGTCCGAATTCAAGTACTTCCTCGGCCACAAGCGCGACCACTCAGAACTGATGAGCCTCCAGCGCATCTCGGATATGGGTATCAACCTGAACTCCGTCGCCGACAGCCAGACCATGTTCGCCAACCGCGTCCTGGAGCTCCAGGCCGCGGGCGCACTTGTCTTCAGTACGTACAACAAGGGCGTCAACAGCGACTACCCGCAGGTCTACATCTCGACGACGACGAAGGATGTCGCCCGGACTCTCGAGGTCATGACTTTCGAGGAGATGCGACGCGCCCAGGCCGACGGCATCCGCAAGGTCTTCTCCGAGGACCACGCCCAGCTCCGCGTCGATCAAATCGTGGCTGCTGCCGGCTTTGACGTGCCGGACCGCTCGTTGACTGTCGTGGCGATCGCTGAAGAGACCTCCCCCGAACTAGTGGCGGCGATGCAGAACCAGTCGCTCGGCCCCGTGGAGATCATCGCCAGTGCCGATCTCAGTTCGATCGCGGCCGACGTCGTTCTGCCGCTGAGCAACGACTTGGCCTATGGCGTTCACTACGCGAAGGACATGGTGACTGCGTTCACCTACACCGACGCCGACATCGTGGCCAAATCATGCGCGGACCTGAAGACGGCGGACGAGGCCTCGCACCGCTACCTCGACGAGCACCGCGAACTCGGCTCCACCGCGTGGTGGCTCGGCCGAGGCGGCGAGGGCGCGCGGAGCCAGCTCGCCGAATCGATTTCTCAGGGACTGCCCGTCAGCGCCGGACTCAAGGTCTACGGGCTCGATGGATTCGGCGTCTCGCGAGTCGAGGACGTCGAAGAGCCGGTGCCTGCTCGGGCCGAAGACTACGAGATCTCCGTCGTCGTGCCGATCTACAACAACGGTGACCACCTTCGCCACAAGGCGTTCGCCAGCCTGCAGCGCAGCAGCATTTTCGACAAGATGCACATCCTGCTCATCGATGATGGTTCAACGGACCCGTCAACGAGGGAGACTGTCCGCGAACTCGAGCGACGATTTGAGAACGTCACCGCTTTCATGTTCGAGCCCGGCGGATCGGGAAGCGCCTCGCGGCCGCGCAACAAGGGCCTGGAGCTGACGGAGACCGAGTTCGTCACGTACCTCGATCCGGACGATGAGATGATCAACGACGGCTACGCGCTCCTTCTGCGCAAGCTGCAGAAGAGTGACGCCGAGTTCGTCGTGGGCGACATGCTGCGCTGGGACGACGGTCGCGGACGAATCCCACAGGTTCGTCGTCTTCGCCAGGTCATTCCGAGCCGGGAGGGCCTGCTGCGGCCGGATCCCTCGAGCCTCTCCCAATTGGATTACCAGCCGGCGAGCATCGAGGCCATTGCCGCACGAACCGATTGGCTCAAGGGCCTCGGCATCGAGCAGCCCGTCGGGGCGGTCGGTCAGGACACCTTCTTCTTCCAGCAGATGCTCTACTACGCGACGAAGATCGCCACGGTCAAGACACCCGTCTACGCCTACTACGCCGCTGTCGCCGGGTCCGTTGTCAACGTGGTCTCGCCGCGGTACTTCCGCAAGTACCTCCCGCTCGAAGCTGCACGTGCGAAGTGGTTGAAAGACGTCGGACTGCTGCAGGACTACAACGAGCGCCGCCTCGAGATGTTCTTCAAGAAGTGGTACATGCGCAAACTCACCATGGTCGCGCCCGATGACCACGACGCCGCGCTCGAGCTAATCAAGGAAATCGTCGGCTACTACGAGCCGACGCACTGGAACGATCCCGAGATCCAGGCATTCTGGGAGGAAGTCAACGCCTGA
- a CDS encoding UDP-glucose dehydrogenase family protein, producing the protein MKISVIGTGYLGATHAAGMAELGFEVIGLDVDPAKIERLSQGILPFHEPGLSELIQRHVESGRLRFTTDYTEVGEWADVHFVGVGTPQISGQYGADLTYVNAAVDSLLEHITKDALIVGKSTVPVGTAARLSERVAEKAKEGIEVSLAWNPEFLREGFAVEDTLTPDRLVFGVSNERDEQTLRSVYAKILDIGTPLIVTDFETAELVKVAANAFLATKISFINAFSEVTETVGGDIRTLADALGHDTRIGRRFLNAGIGFGGGCLPKDIRALQARVSELGVDRAMNFLADVDDVNLRRRDRAIYLAETMLGGDVKGREVAVLGVTFKPESDDVRDSPALDVAARLHEMGAEVTVYDPQGNANAAGRFPRLNYVDSLAEAARGSELTMLLTEWNEFKALTPQSLKNDVGAHRFIDARNVLDADAWEAAGWDFAAFGRKYDA; encoded by the coding sequence GTGAAAATCTCTGTGATCGGAACCGGCTACCTCGGAGCGACCCATGCCGCCGGCATGGCGGAACTCGGCTTCGAGGTCATCGGCCTCGACGTTGACCCCGCCAAGATCGAGCGCCTCTCCCAGGGGATCCTGCCCTTCCACGAGCCCGGGCTGAGTGAACTCATCCAGCGCCACGTCGAATCGGGGCGTCTCCGGTTCACGACCGACTACACGGAGGTCGGCGAATGGGCGGACGTCCACTTCGTCGGCGTCGGGACGCCTCAGATCTCCGGCCAGTACGGCGCGGACCTGACCTACGTGAACGCTGCGGTGGATTCGCTGCTCGAGCACATCACCAAGGACGCGCTGATCGTCGGAAAGTCGACGGTTCCCGTCGGGACCGCGGCCCGCCTGTCCGAGCGCGTGGCCGAGAAGGCCAAGGAGGGCATCGAGGTCTCTCTTGCGTGGAATCCCGAGTTCCTGCGCGAGGGTTTCGCCGTCGAGGACACGCTGACACCGGACCGTCTTGTCTTCGGTGTCAGCAACGAGCGCGATGAACAAACCCTGCGCTCGGTCTACGCCAAGATCCTCGACATCGGCACGCCGCTGATCGTCACGGACTTCGAAACGGCAGAGCTCGTGAAGGTCGCCGCGAACGCCTTCCTCGCGACGAAGATTTCCTTCATCAACGCCTTCTCAGAGGTCACCGAGACCGTCGGCGGCGACATCCGCACCCTGGCCGATGCCCTCGGCCACGACACCCGTATCGGTCGCCGCTTCTTGAACGCCGGCATCGGCTTCGGCGGCGGCTGCCTCCCCAAGGACATTCGGGCCCTGCAGGCACGCGTCTCCGAACTCGGCGTCGACCGTGCCATGAATTTCCTCGCCGACGTCGACGACGTGAACCTTCGCCGTCGCGACCGGGCAATCTATCTGGCCGAGACGATGCTCGGTGGTGACGTGAAGGGGCGCGAAGTTGCCGTTCTCGGCGTGACCTTCAAACCGGAGAGCGACGACGTTCGCGACTCGCCTGCTCTGGATGTCGCTGCGCGGCTCCACGAGATGGGTGCCGAGGTCACTGTCTACGACCCGCAGGGCAATGCGAACGCCGCCGGCCGGTTCCCGCGCCTCAACTACGTCGATTCGCTCGCCGAGGCGGCACGCGGTTCAGAGCTGACGATGCTCTTGACGGAGTGGAACGAGTTCAAGGCACTGACCCCGCAGAGCCTCAAGAACGATGTCGGTGCGCACCGATTCATCGATGCGCGCAACGTCCTCGACGCTGACGCCTGGGAGGCCGCCGGCTGGGACTTCGCCGCCTTCGGCCGCAAGTACGACGCCTAA
- a CDS encoding acyltransferase family protein — translation MDTRQAVSSALPSIDKRFRPEIEGLRAVASILVAVYHIYLGRVSGGVDVFFVVAGFLITTTLYTMLTREGRISYSGFFSRLATRLLPHALTVLAVVFAASLVLLPPARRLAAWDEITASALYGENWALIAKATDYLAQGEGSSPVQHFWAMSIQGQFYAIWAVVFALVLFASRHLAISTYRLLVWSLGTLFVVSLAFSIYYTAVDQPVAYFHTGTRVWEFALGGLVALVVRRALVGRGGAVAVWTGLAIVVSSGLLLPVSTSFPGYVALVPALGAVLVIVGSGGYGRYGADRFLSHPAMVWLGGVSYGIYLWHWPLLVFSLALMGVDRVHPIWGVVIIAAAIGLSALTARFVERPVWRRLKDKRVGSAGRLLLGGATILVLVLGIQGWSYLAVAVPNASTDTATSQGARSFVSENGRTSLEEPVVPDLVAVPLDNPAMYDDGCHQDIEDPAVVECVYGAADSERTVVLVGGSHSAHWLPALETIAEDHPIRIVSMTKSSCPWSTPGVENGYRDDSCGEWNREATRRIAEMEPELVVTTATRSIGADEVVPPGYVDRWSEFTALSPGTPIVALRDNPRMSADFLDCLGSADDFTTQCGRDRGDLRQESIPNIDDVILPDSVFVADLTDYFCRSDYCPAVAGNVVIYRDPAHLTATYSRTLAGPLLDQLKLVGFAADET, via the coding sequence TTGGACACCAGGCAGGCGGTCAGTTCTGCCCTGCCATCGATCGACAAGCGTTTTCGCCCTGAGATCGAGGGACTCCGTGCGGTGGCGTCGATTCTCGTGGCGGTCTATCACATCTACCTGGGTCGAGTTTCCGGCGGTGTCGACGTCTTCTTCGTGGTCGCCGGGTTCCTGATCACCACCACGCTCTACACGATGCTCACCCGTGAGGGGCGCATCTCCTATTCAGGATTCTTCAGCCGCTTGGCCACGCGCCTGCTGCCTCATGCACTGACGGTCCTCGCCGTCGTGTTCGCCGCGTCGCTGGTCCTTCTACCGCCGGCCCGGCGCTTGGCCGCGTGGGACGAGATCACGGCCTCGGCGCTGTACGGGGAGAACTGGGCGCTGATCGCCAAGGCGACGGACTATCTCGCGCAAGGGGAGGGATCGAGCCCCGTTCAGCACTTCTGGGCGATGTCGATCCAGGGTCAGTTCTACGCCATCTGGGCCGTGGTCTTCGCTCTCGTCCTTTTCGCGTCGCGGCACCTCGCCATCTCGACGTACCGGCTCCTCGTCTGGTCGCTTGGCACGCTCTTCGTGGTCTCCCTGGCCTTCTCGATCTACTACACCGCCGTCGATCAGCCGGTTGCTTACTTCCACACCGGAACTCGAGTCTGGGAGTTCGCGCTCGGCGGCCTGGTGGCCCTGGTGGTCCGGCGCGCGCTGGTCGGCAGGGGCGGGGCCGTCGCCGTCTGGACCGGCTTGGCCATCGTCGTCTCCAGCGGGCTTCTGCTACCGGTCTCCACGAGTTTTCCAGGCTACGTAGCCCTCGTTCCCGCTCTGGGCGCGGTGCTGGTGATCGTCGGCTCGGGGGGTTACGGACGGTACGGTGCGGATCGATTCCTGTCCCATCCAGCCATGGTCTGGCTCGGCGGGGTCTCCTACGGCATCTATCTCTGGCACTGGCCCTTGCTGGTCTTCAGCTTGGCCTTGATGGGTGTGGACCGTGTACATCCGATCTGGGGCGTCGTGATCATCGCCGCCGCCATCGGGCTTTCCGCACTGACCGCCCGTTTCGTGGAACGGCCCGTCTGGCGGCGCTTGAAGGACAAACGCGTCGGTTCGGCCGGCCGGCTGCTCCTTGGCGGAGCGACGATCCTCGTCCTGGTCCTCGGCATCCAGGGCTGGTCGTACCTCGCCGTCGCAGTTCCGAATGCGTCAACGGACACGGCCACGTCGCAGGGGGCCCGGAGTTTCGTGTCCGAGAATGGCAGGACGTCCCTGGAAGAACCAGTCGTGCCGGACCTTGTCGCGGTACCGCTCGACAACCCGGCGATGTACGACGACGGGTGCCACCAGGACATTGAAGACCCCGCCGTCGTCGAATGCGTCTACGGTGCCGCTGACTCGGAGCGGACCGTTGTCCTCGTCGGTGGCAGCCATTCCGCCCACTGGCTGCCTGCCCTCGAAACGATCGCCGAAGACCACCCCATACGGATCGTCTCGATGACCAAGAGCAGTTGCCCTTGGAGCACGCCAGGCGTCGAGAACGGATACCGCGACGATTCATGTGGCGAGTGGAACCGTGAGGCGACTCGCCGGATCGCCGAGATGGAACCCGAACTTGTCGTCACGACCGCGACGCGAAGCATCGGTGCCGACGAGGTGGTTCCGCCAGGGTACGTAGACCGCTGGAGCGAGTTCACGGCGCTCTCGCCGGGAACGCCGATCGTCGCCCTGCGTGACAATCCCCGCATGAGTGCAGACTTCCTCGACTGCCTCGGATCGGCTGATGACTTCACGACGCAGTGCGGGCGGGACCGGGGGGATCTTCGGCAAGAGTCGATCCCGAATATCGACGATGTGATACTTCCGGACTCGGTCTTCGTCGCAGACCTGACCGACTACTTCTGCCGCTCGGACTACTGTCCCGCCGTCGCGGGCAACGTCGTGATCTACCGTGACCCGGCCCATCTCACCGCGACATACTCGAGGACGCTGGCCGGACCGCTGCTCGACCAACTGAAGCTCGTCGGATTCGCCGCGGATGAAACCTAG